CAAATCATTTTGAGAAAAAAGTCGTTTCCCTCCCTGACGTCCAGGCTTGATTAGTCCTTCTTCTTCATATATTCTAAGTGTTCTTGGGTGGATGTCAAGTATTTTAGCTGCAATCCCTATAGAGTATACCGGCATGGTTTTTTTTATATTCATAATTCACTTTTTATGTCCTTGCCTAACTGCTTGACGGCAAGGCGCTATGTTGAAATTAAGCGATGCTATCAATCGCTTATGATACTATACTTGACAATTACAATTGTCAAGTATAGTATCTTTACAGATCGCAATGATAATTCTATTTCTAATTCTACTATATGGAGGTATTTATGAAAATAGCTATCAGTTCAGAAGGCAAAGATTTAGATTCTAACGTTGATGCAAGATTTGGGAGAACTCCCTTTTTCGTTATAGTAGATATAAATAGTAATGACTTTTACGCCATTGAAAACAGCAAGAATTTTAACGCTGCCCAAGGTGCCGGTATTCAGTCAGCTCAAAACATCGTTAATCAGGGAGTTGCGGTGGTGATTACCGGAAATTGCGGGCCAAAAGCTTATAAGGTGCTTTCTGAATCAAATATAAAAATAGCCTGTGCTGCTGGGATCACTGTAAAAACTGCTATTGAGCACTATAAAAACGGGATGCTTGAATTGATGGGTACAGCTAATGTAGCGGGACACTGGTAATGAAAATAGCAATTGCCAGTGGAAAAGGTGGGACAGGGAAAAGCACTCTTGCAATTAATGTCGCGTATCTGCTAACCAGGAACAAGATTTCCGTATGTCTTAAAGATTGCGACGTGGAAGAACCTAACTGCCATATTTTTATCCGTGAAGGTCGCAGCAACATAGAAAAAGCTGAGGTTGCTATCCCGAAAATCGATAACAATTTATGTGTTAATTGCAATAAATGTGTTGATTTGTGTGCATATAATGCGCTGGCAAAAGTGCCAGGGAAAGTATTGGTGTTCTCTGATTTATGCCATAGTTGTGGCGGCTGTACCATGATTTGCCCTGTTGGCGCTATTACTGAAATTAGCAAAGAAATTGGGCTTATTAAAAACAAACGAACTCAAAAATTACAGCTAATTACTGGGGAGCTTAAGATAGGTGAAGCAAAATCTCCCCCGCTTATCAAAAAAGTTAAGGCCTACCCGGTTAATTCTAAACTACAGATAATAGACTGTCCTCCTGGTACAGCATGTCCCGCAGTAAGCGCTATTAAAGATACTGATCATGTCTGGCTGGTTACTGAGCCGACGCCATTTGGGCTGCATGACCTTGACTTGATCGTAAAAGTTGTTAGGAAATTGGGAATAAGCCATAGTATTATCATCAATAAATCCGG
This genomic stretch from Candidatus Margulisiibacteriota bacterium harbors:
- a CDS encoding (4Fe-4S)-binding protein translates to MKIAIASGKGGTGKSTLAINVAYLLTRNKISVCLKDCDVEEPNCHIFIREGRSNIEKAEVAIPKIDNNLCVNCNKCVDLCAYNALAKVPGKVLVFSDLCHSCGGCTMICPVGAITEISKEIGLIKNKRTQKLQLITGELKIGEAKSPPLIKKVKAYPVNSKLQIIDCPPGTACPAVSAIKDTDHVWLVTEPTPFGLHDLDLIVKVVRKLGISHSIIINKSGYNDNIIETYAQQEAIPIITRIPMDLKIIQTYSAGGLIIDILPEYTSYFEPLINFVKEKIH
- a CDS encoding dinitrogenase iron-molybdenum cofactor biosynthesis protein, whose product is MKIAISSEGKDLDSNVDARFGRTPFFVIVDINSNDFYAIENSKNFNAAQGAGIQSAQNIVNQGVAVVITGNCGPKAYKVLSESNIKIACAAGITVKTAIEHYKNGMLELMGTANVAGHW